The genomic DNA TTGTTGACATTGTCCATATCTGCGACTGCTGCTTTCTCACATTCTTGAAAACACTCAATGGCTTTCAGTGCAGTCTCCACAGCATCTGCTGTATTCTGAGGCGTCTTCTTTATACTGGCTTCTTCAAGATCATTGCACTTTTTTTGGAACCACTTTTTGTACACCTGACCTTTTGTGTCTAGTATGAACGAATTGTAAGGCTGCTGTTTGGCTGCTGTCTCTGCCCAGTGTTCTGCCTGTTCAAACATTTTGTAGGTGTAATGAAGACGAGCAAGTGTTTGGGCAATGAACGGATCTTCACGAAAATGCTGAAAGGCTTCTTCCAGTAACTGAATGGCCTTTTGTaggtttttctcattttcacaCACGTGCTCTATCAAAGGAGCAAAAGCACTATCATATCCATCCCCCTTGCTGATTCTAGCCCGCCTGATGAAGAGTGCTCTCAAAAATGACAGATATATTTCCCTTCCAAAACGATGTTCAAAGAGGACTTTTTCATGGAGCAAGTCCATGGCCAGGCTGCTCTGGGTCAGTTGGTCTCCCAGAAGTTGGTGGAGGATTTCCTTTGCAACAAATGGATGAATGATGCTGACGGAATTGATGTGTGTCTTCTCGTCCCTAAGGTGCAAAAAGACCAGCCTAGCCTGAGGACTGAGCGATTGCTCAAAGTTGTGCTGGTGAAACCTTTCCAAGTGAAAGGTTAACCCAAGCAAAGCTTCACAATGGGACTGAGAAATAAAAGAGTCTTGAACGTAAGTGTTCAACAGGGCTACATAGTGAATGAGGCGAGTAGTAACAGATTTATGATCAATTCCTTGCAGCAAGTGTTCTACAAATAATGTTACATATTCCTCGTTAAATTCTTCactcaacaaaacaaaagtcagaATAAAATTGGGGTCATATTTTCTTTCAAGGTCTTTTCGCTTTCTAGAaaacttttctttctcttggGCAGACAGCTTGTGAGTGACAGACACATTCATTAATGGGGACTCCTTGCATTTTGTCTCTGGCTCGTGTGATCGTCTGCAACTTAACAAAATGAAACATGTTAAGTTTTGAACTATTTTGTTGTTTATGGCAACTTCCAGCTCATTCTTGAGGTCATCCAGATATTCTTTCTCCGAGTCTTCAATGAGCAGCAGTGTGGGGAGACACCTCTGTGCATCTTTTTCTTCATATTCTCTCAGTTTAACGGCATGCTCTGCAACAATAGCAACTGAGTATGAATGCTTTATGACTGCACACCTTATAGTTCTCCTGTTATCCCACAGAACCTGTCTTGCTACAGTGCTTCCACCACTTCCCGGATGATGATAAATGTTGATAATATTTACAGGACTCTGACCTGTATTTGACTTCAATGCATCGTTGAGGAGATTTGACACTTCTTGATAGGCATCTCTCTTTATTACCTCACCCACGAATCCACGCTCAGCAAGCCAGAAGTTCAACCATCTCACCTTCCCACCATGGTAAAATTGCTGTTCaatgttctttttctcttcattgATGAAGTCTTCTCTTGTTTCTTCGCAGTGATTGACTGTCAAAATTTCCAGGGAACACAACTGTTCTTCAACTTGAGTCTTTAGATCACAGGTCCCCTTGACAAAGACTGGCAAGTGTTTACGGGTACATGCTTGAACAGGCTGTATTTGCAGCACGGTTGCATTGATGTGGCTCATGGTCATACCAACAACGCTTCCattgtccagagtttctgtTCCACATGACCCCTCTGCAAAGCTTTTCCACTTTTGGAAGTTTTCCCCTGCttcacagatacagatgatgtCCTCATGACCTTCCATGTCTGTGAAAAACTCATTAAAGGTGTGCAAGAGTGGTTTCTCCACTGGTGATGTTAGAAGGAAAATTACTTGGAAAGTACCCTTTGGCAATATCTGCTTACAGATCAATGATACAGATTCCCTTAGAAAAGTCATTTTGGTCTTTATCCAAGTCAGTTCATCACACGggttttcatttcctttaaagtCACTGCGGCCATTACAAAAAATCCAACTGGTTTGGTCAAACAGATACAGCTTGCTGATGAATTCCTTGATGGACATGTCACCAGATAACTTGTAGGTCTGCAAAGAATGCATGTTTGCAGTGTGATGCTGGAGGTATGTCTTGCAGAGTCCCGACACCTTCGAGTCAGGGTCAaagtcaaacacacaaaacacattcatgtttagAAGCCAGTCGACATTACAGAGATCATCTGGTTTGAGTTTGTTGGTGACCAGGATGAACCATTTGTCCTCTTCCATCAATTTCTTTCCACTCGTCATTAACATGGTGAGTTTCCTTCCAAGGTCTTGGCAGGATTCTGGCATACAGAGGAACATGCTTCTTTCTGCTTCTTCCCGCTGAGTATCGCGATGTTTGACCCGCTCATAAAACTCGCTCAAGTCTTTTTCATTCACTGGCTCTGTTTTGGCACCCACCCGCCGCAGTATTTGTTGCTTCTCCATCTCCACTTTGTTTGTCGCCTCCTTGAAGTTTGGGAGACGTGCCGCATACACCTTGTTCCTCACAATACTTAGCAAAGGCACAATGTCAACTTCTACCACATATCTCTTTTCTGTACCTTTCTGATCCATAACCTCAATGAACCTTGGAGGTCGTACGCACTGGCGCACATGTTCACTGTCGGTGGGAATGCTCCTTTCAATATGATCTAATGCATCGACATAGATGTCTTTCTCTTGGACCGGAATGCCTATTATCTCACCATGTGTATAATCTGCATTCTCTTTACTGTCCACCACACCAAAGTGTATAGTTCCATTTGACCTGATATTCATACATCCAATTGCAAATTTCAGAACCTCATGGGCAAACTTGGCTTGGAGTCTTGTGCGGTCCAATGTAGCAGCAAGTGCAAAAGACTTGTATTCATGACACGGGGAGATCAGGTCGAAAGCCCCAGATTCAGGTTGCATCACTCGGTGTTTCACATATATAAAATCAGTTCCTTCTTGATCGAATGGCCTTGGTTTACAGTCCTCCTTTGAGGTCTGGCCACATCGCTCCTGAGCAGTCGCCTTTGAGGTCTTTTGAGCTCTATTTGAAAGTTCCcctttctgctcttcctccgtttgtttgttttcagtgacTTTTCTTTGATTATGAGGATGCTTTGGCGAACTTTTAAGCTTATCTCTCTCTTGAATGATCAAATGAGCAGGGCCCAATTTCATGCAAATCTTTGTCTTCAAAAAGTTTTCATCAAGTGCAAGAAGGATTCTTCCATCTACTTCTTCTTCATAGATTTTGTTTATGTACTGCTCCTTCACTCCAATAGATCTCAGCCATGTGCTTACTTGAGATTCATTCCAACTCTCTGGTGACTGATTAAGAGCGCCAGCTGTAattttggggaaaaaataaataaatcagaaaatgaaAGTGGTTTGTCATCCATCTAATTAGTCACTGATAGAAATAAAaagttccatccatcctctaccacttatccggggtagGGTcgccagggggcatcctaactagatgcccaagccacctcatctggctcttctcaatgcggaggagcagcggctctactccgagctcctcctggatgtcagagcttctcaccctatctctaagggagagcccagccaccctatggaggaagctcattGGCTCAGCTTTCTCTTCACCACaatggaccggtgcagagtccgcatcactgctgacgccgcaccgatccgcctgtcgatctcctgctccattcttccctcactcgtgaacaagaccctgaggtacttgaactcctccacttgggcatcctcagacgccggatggtggtccagaaccttttcgaagccgtccgGAAGTTGTTCTCTATGGCCTCactgaactcttcccatgcccgggtctttgcctcaggAACCGCCGTAGATGCACTTTGCTTGGCCTGccagtacctatctgctgcctcaggagtcccacaggccaatAAGGcctgatacgactccttcttcagcctgacggcatccctcaccgctggtgtccaccagggggTTGAGGCATTGCCGCcacaacaggcaccaaccaccttgcggccacagcaccggtcagccgcctcaacaatggaggcacggaatatggtccactcggactccatgtccccccgcctcccccaggacatggtcaaagctctcccggaggtgtgagttgaagctccttctgacaggagactctgccaggtgttcccagcagaccctcacaatacgtttgggtctgccgggtctgtccggcatccttccccactggtgatcagttgacagctctgcccc from Takifugu rubripes chromosome 5, fTakRub1.2, whole genome shotgun sequence includes the following:
- the LOC105419033 gene encoding sterile alpha motif domain-containing protein 9-like isoform X2, encoding MAGALNQSPESWNESQVSTWLRSIGVKEQYINKIYEEEVDGRILLALDENFLKTKICMKLGPAHLIIQERDKLKSSPKHPHNQRKVTENKQTEEEQKGELSNRAQKTSKATAQERCGQTSKEDCKPRPFDQEGTDFIYVKHRVMQPESGAFDLISPCHEYKSFALAATLDRTRLQAKFAHEVLKFAIGCMNIRSNGTIHFGVVDSKENADYTHGEIIGIPVQEKDIYVDALDHIERSIPTDSEHVRQCVRPPRFIEVMDQKGTEKRYVVEVDIVPLLSIVRNKVYAARLPNFKEATNKVEMEKQQILRRVGAKTEPVNEKDLSEFYERVKHRDTQREEAERSMFLCMPESCQDLGRKLTMLMTSGKKLMEEDKWFILVTNKLKPDDLCNVDWLLNMNVFCVFDFDPDSKVSGLCKTYLQHHTANMHSLQTYKLSGDMSIKEFISKLYLFDQTSWIFCNGRSDFKGNENPCDELTWIKTKMTFLRESVSLICKQILPKGTFQVIFLLTSPVEKPLLHTFNEFFTDMEGHEDIICICEAGENFQKWKSFAEGSCGTETLDNGSVVGMTMSHINATVLQIQPVQACTRKHLPVFVKGTCDLKTQVEEQLCSLEILTVNHCEETREDFINEEKKNIEQQFYHGGKVRWLNFWLAERGFVGEVIKRDAYQEVSNLLNDALKSNTGQSPVNIINIYHHPGSGGSTVARQVLWDNRRTIRCAVIKHSYSVAIVAEHAVKLREYEEKDAQRCLPTLLLIEDSEKEYLDDLKNELEVAINNKIVQNLTCFILLSCRRSHEPETKCKESPLMNVSVTHKLSAQEKEKFSRKRKDLERKYDPNFILTFVLLSEEFNEEYVTLFVEHLLQGIDHKSVTTRLIHYVALLNTYVQDSFISQSHCEALLGLTFHLERFHQHNFEQSLSPQARLVFLHLRDEKTHINSVSIIHPFVAKEILHQLLGDQLTQSSLAMDLLHEKVLFEHRFGREIYLSFLRALFIRRARISKGDGYDSAFAPLIEHVCENEKNLQKAIQLLEEAFQHFREDPFIAQTLARLHYTYKMFEQAEHWAETAAKQQPYNSFILDTKGQVYKKWFQKKCNDLEEASIKKTPQNTADAVETALKAIECFQECEKAAVADMDNVNNSGFFSEVETECSLLKLILSVDVFANKLNGHSECMKYLLTDYIPVEVEDAWEPFHDRLKKLNRAMQDALEWISEELSYFQKDIGNDEEEIQVIAEEKISNPLKWMEKTSGAYGKYFSETIQPHELNPEKTAQLSPFQKRMMIFKLGGGNITSILSTLADQKKAVPRLEAILSLYPSSPQRAKFGQKDIVNYIFTHIALNCLSPQNPRVAHLKDLQALCHQVPSDKRKCLPGVLFLITMLFWPEDQDTDQEKEKKYEIVQSAVEHLDKYYWDKKKDIPQRKRRIYTHFFLGAGKGLLKFVHKKKFESVTTGFTVLEKRMKWFRGENWKNPEIVKVLKCVTGWTEDGVVYLEGPLKRKFSIRPLHIPSVPRGNENITFYLGFTFRGPVACNIVVT
- the LOC105419033 gene encoding sterile alpha motif domain-containing protein 9-like isoform X1; translation: MAGALNQSPESWNESQVSTWLRSIGVKEQYINKIYEEEVDGRILLALDENFLKTKICMKLGPAHLIIQERDKLKSSPKHPHNQRKVTENKQTEEEQKGELSNRAQKTSKATAQERCGQTSKEDCKPRPFDQEGTDFIYVKHRVMQPESGAFDLISPCHEYKSFALAATLDRTRLQAKFAHEVLKFAIGCMNIRSNGTIHFGVVDSKENADYTHGEIIGIPVQEKDIYVDALDHIERSIPTDSEHVRQCVRPPRFIEVMDQKGTEKRYVVEVDIVPLLSIVRNKVYAARLPNFKEATNKVEMEKQQILRRVGAKTEPVNEKDLSEFYERVKHRDTQREEAERSMFLCMPESCQDLGRKLTMLMTSGKKLMEEDKWFILVTNKLKPDDLCNVDWLLNMNVFCVFDFDPDSKVSGLCKTYLQHHTANMHSLQTYKLSGDMSIKEFISKLYLFDQTSWIFCNGRSDFKGNENPCDELTWIKTKMTFLRESVSLICKQILPKGTFQVIFLLTSPVEKPLLHTFNEFFTDMEGHEDIICICEAGENFQKWKSFAEGSCGTETLDNGSVVGMTMSHINATVLQIQPVQACTRKHLPVFVKGTCDLKTQVEEQLCSLEILTVNHCEETREDFINEEKKNIEQQFYHGGKVRWLNFWLAERGFVGEVIKRDAYQEVSNLLNDALKSNTGQSPVNIINIYHHPGSGGSTVARQVLWDNRRTIRCAVIKHSYSVAIVAEHAVKLREYEEKDAQRCLPTLLLIEDSEKEYLDDLKNELEVAINNKIVQNLTCFILLSCRRSHEPETKCKESPLMNVSVTHKLSAQEKEKFSRKRKDLERKYDPNFILTFVLLSEEFNEEYVTLFVEHLLQGIDHKSVTTRLIHYVALLNTYVQDSFISQSHCEALLGLTFHLERFHQHNFEQSLSPQARLVFLHLRDEKTHINSVSIIHPFVAKEILHQLLGDQLTQSSLAMDLLHEKVLFEHRFGREIYLSFLRALFIRRARISKGDGYDSAFAPLIEHVCENEKNLQKAIQLLEEAFQHFREDPFIAQTLARLHYTYKMFEQAEHWAETAAKQQPYNSFILDTKGQVYKKWFQKKCNDLEEASIKKTPQNTADAVETALKAIECFQECEKAAVADMDNVNNSGFFSEVETECSLLKLILSVDVFANKLNGHSECMKYLLTDYIPVEVEDAWEPFHDRLKKLNRAMQDALEWISEELSYFQKDIGNDEEEIQVIAEEKISNPLKWMEKTSGAYGKYFSETIQPHELNPEKTAQLSPFQKRMMIFKLGGGNITSILSTLADQKKAVPRLEAILSLYPSSPQRAKFGQKDIVNYIFTHIALNCLSPQNPRVAHLKDLQALCHQVPSDKRKCLPGVLFLITMLFWPEDQDTDQEKEKKYEIVQSAVEHLDKYYWDKKKDIPQRKRRIYTHFFLGAGKGLLKFVHKKKFESVTTGFTVLEKRMKWFRGENWKNPEIVKVLKCVTGWTEDGVVYLEGPLKRKFSIRPLHKPSVPHGNENITFYLGFTFRGPVACNIVVT